A single Phragmites australis chromosome 4, lpPhrAust1.1, whole genome shotgun sequence DNA region contains:
- the LOC133915082 gene encoding squamosa promoter-binding-like protein 6 isoform X1, with translation MEAARLGAQSSHLYGGGLGELDLNRREKRVFGWDLNDWSWDSERFVAMPVPAAAANGSVMNNSPSSSEEAKAEVARNGVPVPAAAANGSVMNNSPSSSEEAKAEVARNGGVRGDSDKRKRVVVIDDDDTENQDKIENGGGALSLRIGGGAVGGGLLENGSVDEEGNGKKIRVQGGSSSGPACQVEGCGADLTAAKDYHRRHKVCEMHAKATTAVVGNAVQRFCQQCSRFHLLQEFDEGKRSCRRRLAGHNRRRRKTRPEIAIGGTASIEDKVSNYLLLSLLGICANLNSDNAEHSNGQESLSNLLRNLGTVAKSLEPKELCKLLEAVQSLQNGSNAGSSGTANALVNTAAAEADGLSNPKVPFVNGSQCGQASSSVMPAQSKATLVATPEPTACKLKDFDLNDTCNDMEGFEDGQEGSPTPAFKAADSPNCPSWMQQDSTQSPPQTSGNSDSTSTQSLSSSNGDAQCRTDKIVFKLFEKVPSDLPPVLRSEIIGWLSSSPTDIESYIRPGCIILTVYLRLVESAWRELSDNMSSRLNKLLNSSTDNFWASGLVFVMVRHQLAFMHNGQIMLDRPLAPSSHRYCKILCVTPVAAPISATVNFRVEGFNLVNASSRLVCSFEECCFFQEDTATIAEDTVHEDRDTEYLSFCCSLPGSRGRGFIEVEDSGFSNGFFPFIIAEQDVCSEVSELESIFDPSSHEQADDDNARNQALEFLNELGWLLHRANRISKQDKIEPPLAAFNLLRFRNLGIFAMEREWCAVVKMLLDFLFIGLVDVGSQSPEEVVLSENLLHAAVQRKSVRMVRFLLRYTQNKNFKGTAQTYLFRPDSLGPSTITPLHIAAATSDAEDVLDALTDDPGLVGISAWRNARDETGLTPEDYARQRGNDAYLNLVQKKTDKHLGEGHVVLGVPSSMCPVITNGVKPGDVSLEICRNTPMTAPVPKCHLCSRQAMMYPSSAVRTFLYRPAMLTVMGVAVVCVCVGILLHTLPKVYAVPTFRWELLERGSM, from the exons ATGGAGGCGGCTAGGCTCGGCGCACAGAGCAGCCACTTGTACGGCGGCGGGTTGGGTGAGCTTGACCTGAACAGGCGTGAGAAGAGGGTGTTTGGCTGGGACCTCAACGATTGGAGCTGGGACAGCGAACGCTTTGTTGCCATGCCGGTGCCCGCAGCGGCAGCAAATGGCTCGGTGATGAACAACTCACCGTCCTCATCAGAGGAAGCTAAGGCTGAGGTGGCTAGGAACGGTGTGCCGGTGCCCGCAGCGGCAGCAAATGGCTCGGTGATGAACAACTCACCGTCCTCATCAGAGGAAGCTAAGGCTGAGGTGGCTAGGAACGGTGGCGTCAGAGGTGACTCTGATAAGAGGAAAAGGGTGGTGGtcattgatgatgatgacaCGGAGAATCAGGACAAGATTGAGAATGGTGGCGGGGCACTCAGCTTGAGGATTGGGGGTGGTGCTGTTGGTGGTGGATTGCTGGAGAATGGCAGTGTTGATGAGGAGGGAAATGGAAAGAAGATCAGGGTGCAAGGGGGCAGCTCGAGTGGGCCAGCATGCCAGGTTGAGGGCTGTGGAGCGGATCTTACTGCGGCGAAGGATTACCATCGGCGGCACAAGGTCTGTGAGATGCATGCTAAGGCCACCACTGCTGTGGTTGGGAATGCTGTCCAGCGGTTCTGCCAACAATGTAGTAG ATTTCACCTCCTTCAAGAATTCGATGAAGGGAAGCGAAGTTGTCGGCGACGTTTAGCAGGCCACAATAGACGGAGGAGGAAAACCCGCCCTGAAATTGCTATCGGTGGAACTGCTTCAATTGAGGACAAAGTCAGCAATTATTTATTGTTGAGTCTTCTTGGAATCTGTGCCAATTTAAACT CTGACAATGCTGAGCATTCAAACGGTCAGGAGTCGCTATCCAATCTTTTGCGAAACCTAGGGACTGTTGCCAAATCACTGGAACCAAAAGAACTCTGTAAACTCCTGGAGGCAGTCCAAAGCCTGCAAAATGGATCGAATGCTGGATCCTCTGGAACAGCTAATGCTTTAGTGAATACTGCTGCAGCAGAGGCTGATGGGCTATCTAACCCTAAGGTGCCTTTCGTGAATGGTAGTCAGTGTGGACAGGCGTCATCATCTGTTATGCCAGCACAATCAAAGGCTACCCTGGTGGCAACTCCAG AGCCTACAGCATGCAAGCTTAAGGATTTTGATCTGAATGACACTTGCAATGATATGGAAGGCTTTGAGGATGGGCAAGAAGGTTCACCTACACCTGCCTTTAAGGCAGCTGATTCTCCTAATTGCCCATCATGGATGCAGCAAGATTCTACTCAAAGCCCACCACAGACTAGTGGCAATTCGGATTCAACATCAACTCAATCATTGTCAAGCTCAAATGGAGACGCTCAG TGCCGAACTGATAAGATTGTCTTCAAGCTTTTCGAGAAAGTTCCTAGTGATTTACCTCCAGTTTTGCGATCAGAG ATTATTGGTTGGTTGTCCAGTAGCCCTACTGATATAGAGAGCTATATTAGACCTGGCTGTATTATTCTAACAGTGTATCTTCGGTTAGTTGAGTCTGCATGGCGAGAG CTCTCTGATAATATGAGCTCACGCCTGAATAAGCTTTTGAATAGCTCCACTGACAACTTTTGGGCATCTGGCTTGGTATTTGTGATGGTGCGACACCAGTTAGCTTTTATGCACAATG GTCAAATTATGTTGGACAGACCACTGGCACCCAGTTCTCATCGTTACTGCAAAATTTTATGTGTCACACCAGTTGCTGCTCCTATTTCAGCAACAGTAAATTTCAGAGTAGAAGGCTTTAACCTAGTCAATGCTTCATCAAG GCTAGTTTGTTCATTTGAAGAGTGTTGTTTCTTCCAGGAAGACACAGCTACTATAGCTGAAGATACTGTGCACGAGGATAGGGATACCGAGTACCTCAGTTTTTGTTGTTCTCTCCCTGGTTCAAGAGGAAGAGGATTTATAGAG GTCGAAGATAGTGGATTTAGCAACGGTTTCTTCCCCTTCATAATTGCTGAGCAGGATGTATGCTCTGAGGTTTCTGAGCTGGAGAGCATATTTGACCCCTCCAGTCATGAACAGGCAGATGATGATAATGCCAGGAACCAAGCTTTGGAGTTTCTAAATGAGTTGGGTTGGCTTCTTCATAGAGCGAACAGAATTTCAAAACAAGATAAAATAGAGCCACCTCTAGCTGCCTTTAACCTGTTGAGATTCAGGAATCTTGGCATATTTGCCATGGAGCGGGAGTGGTGTGCTGTGGTCAAAATGCTGTTAGACTTCTTATTTATTGGACTTGTTGATGTGGGGTCCCAGTCTCCAGAAGAGGTGGTGCTTTCAGAAAATTTGTTGCACGCTGCTGTACAAAGGAAGTCTGTCCGAATGGTTAGGTTTCTGCTGAGATACACGCAGAATAAAAACTTTAAGGGAACTGCACAGACATACCTATTCAGACCTGATTCTCTGGGCCCTTCAACAATTACTCCCCTCCATATAGCAGCTGCCACTAGTGATGCAGAGGATGTATTGGATGCGCTAACTGATGATCCCGGACTG GTTGGAATCAGTGCATGGAGAAATGCACGGGACGAAACAGGCTTGACCCCAGAAGACTATGCTCGCCAGAGAGGCAACGATGCTTACCTGAATCTGGTCCAGAAGAAGACTGATAAGCATCTTGGCGAAGGACATGTTGTCCTCGGTGTCCCCAGCAGTATGTGCCCTGTAATAACCAATGGTGTGAAGCCAGGCGACGTTAGCCTTGAGATCTGCAGAAACACGCCAATGACAGCACCAGTGCCAAAGTGCCACCTCTGCAGCCGTCAGGCTATGATGTATCCAAGTTCTGCGGTGAGGACCTTCCTGTACAGACCAGCAATGCTGACGGTGATGGGCGTCGCCGTGGTCTGTGTCTGTGTGGGCATACTTCTTCACACCCTGCCCAAGGTTTATGCCGTGCCTACATTCAGATGGGAGTTGTTGGAGCGTGGATCAATGTAA
- the LOC133915082 gene encoding squamosa promoter-binding-like protein 6 isoform X2 translates to MEAARLGAQSSHLYGGGLGELDLNRREKRVFGWDLNDWSWDSERFVAMPVPAAAANGSVMNNSPSSSEEAKAEVARNGVPVPAAAANGSVMNNSPSSSEEAKAEVARNGGVRGDSDKRKRVVVIDDDDTENQDKIENGGGALSLRIGGGAVGGGLLENGSVDEEGNGKKIRVQGGSSSGPACQVEGCGADLTAAKDYHRRHKVCEMHAKATTAVVGNAVQRFCQQCSRFHLLQEFDEGKRSCRRRLAGHNRRRRKTRPEIAIGGTASIEDKVSNYLLLSLLGICANLNSDNAEHSNGQESLSNLLRNLGTVAKSLEPKELCKLLEAVQSLQNGSNAGSSGTANALVNTAAAEADGLSNPKVPFVNGSQCGQASSSVMPAQSKATLVATPACKLKDFDLNDTCNDMEGFEDGQEGSPTPAFKAADSPNCPSWMQQDSTQSPPQTSGNSDSTSTQSLSSSNGDAQCRTDKIVFKLFEKVPSDLPPVLRSEIIGWLSSSPTDIESYIRPGCIILTVYLRLVESAWRELSDNMSSRLNKLLNSSTDNFWASGLVFVMVRHQLAFMHNGQIMLDRPLAPSSHRYCKILCVTPVAAPISATVNFRVEGFNLVNASSRLVCSFEECCFFQEDTATIAEDTVHEDRDTEYLSFCCSLPGSRGRGFIEVEDSGFSNGFFPFIIAEQDVCSEVSELESIFDPSSHEQADDDNARNQALEFLNELGWLLHRANRISKQDKIEPPLAAFNLLRFRNLGIFAMEREWCAVVKMLLDFLFIGLVDVGSQSPEEVVLSENLLHAAVQRKSVRMVRFLLRYTQNKNFKGTAQTYLFRPDSLGPSTITPLHIAAATSDAEDVLDALTDDPGLVGISAWRNARDETGLTPEDYARQRGNDAYLNLVQKKTDKHLGEGHVVLGVPSSMCPVITNGVKPGDVSLEICRNTPMTAPVPKCHLCSRQAMMYPSSAVRTFLYRPAMLTVMGVAVVCVCVGILLHTLPKVYAVPTFRWELLERGSM, encoded by the exons ATGGAGGCGGCTAGGCTCGGCGCACAGAGCAGCCACTTGTACGGCGGCGGGTTGGGTGAGCTTGACCTGAACAGGCGTGAGAAGAGGGTGTTTGGCTGGGACCTCAACGATTGGAGCTGGGACAGCGAACGCTTTGTTGCCATGCCGGTGCCCGCAGCGGCAGCAAATGGCTCGGTGATGAACAACTCACCGTCCTCATCAGAGGAAGCTAAGGCTGAGGTGGCTAGGAACGGTGTGCCGGTGCCCGCAGCGGCAGCAAATGGCTCGGTGATGAACAACTCACCGTCCTCATCAGAGGAAGCTAAGGCTGAGGTGGCTAGGAACGGTGGCGTCAGAGGTGACTCTGATAAGAGGAAAAGGGTGGTGGtcattgatgatgatgacaCGGAGAATCAGGACAAGATTGAGAATGGTGGCGGGGCACTCAGCTTGAGGATTGGGGGTGGTGCTGTTGGTGGTGGATTGCTGGAGAATGGCAGTGTTGATGAGGAGGGAAATGGAAAGAAGATCAGGGTGCAAGGGGGCAGCTCGAGTGGGCCAGCATGCCAGGTTGAGGGCTGTGGAGCGGATCTTACTGCGGCGAAGGATTACCATCGGCGGCACAAGGTCTGTGAGATGCATGCTAAGGCCACCACTGCTGTGGTTGGGAATGCTGTCCAGCGGTTCTGCCAACAATGTAGTAG ATTTCACCTCCTTCAAGAATTCGATGAAGGGAAGCGAAGTTGTCGGCGACGTTTAGCAGGCCACAATAGACGGAGGAGGAAAACCCGCCCTGAAATTGCTATCGGTGGAACTGCTTCAATTGAGGACAAAGTCAGCAATTATTTATTGTTGAGTCTTCTTGGAATCTGTGCCAATTTAAACT CTGACAATGCTGAGCATTCAAACGGTCAGGAGTCGCTATCCAATCTTTTGCGAAACCTAGGGACTGTTGCCAAATCACTGGAACCAAAAGAACTCTGTAAACTCCTGGAGGCAGTCCAAAGCCTGCAAAATGGATCGAATGCTGGATCCTCTGGAACAGCTAATGCTTTAGTGAATACTGCTGCAGCAGAGGCTGATGGGCTATCTAACCCTAAGGTGCCTTTCGTGAATGGTAGTCAGTGTGGACAGGCGTCATCATCTGTTATGCCAGCACAATCAAAGGCTACCCTGGTGGCAACTCCAG CATGCAAGCTTAAGGATTTTGATCTGAATGACACTTGCAATGATATGGAAGGCTTTGAGGATGGGCAAGAAGGTTCACCTACACCTGCCTTTAAGGCAGCTGATTCTCCTAATTGCCCATCATGGATGCAGCAAGATTCTACTCAAAGCCCACCACAGACTAGTGGCAATTCGGATTCAACATCAACTCAATCATTGTCAAGCTCAAATGGAGACGCTCAG TGCCGAACTGATAAGATTGTCTTCAAGCTTTTCGAGAAAGTTCCTAGTGATTTACCTCCAGTTTTGCGATCAGAG ATTATTGGTTGGTTGTCCAGTAGCCCTACTGATATAGAGAGCTATATTAGACCTGGCTGTATTATTCTAACAGTGTATCTTCGGTTAGTTGAGTCTGCATGGCGAGAG CTCTCTGATAATATGAGCTCACGCCTGAATAAGCTTTTGAATAGCTCCACTGACAACTTTTGGGCATCTGGCTTGGTATTTGTGATGGTGCGACACCAGTTAGCTTTTATGCACAATG GTCAAATTATGTTGGACAGACCACTGGCACCCAGTTCTCATCGTTACTGCAAAATTTTATGTGTCACACCAGTTGCTGCTCCTATTTCAGCAACAGTAAATTTCAGAGTAGAAGGCTTTAACCTAGTCAATGCTTCATCAAG GCTAGTTTGTTCATTTGAAGAGTGTTGTTTCTTCCAGGAAGACACAGCTACTATAGCTGAAGATACTGTGCACGAGGATAGGGATACCGAGTACCTCAGTTTTTGTTGTTCTCTCCCTGGTTCAAGAGGAAGAGGATTTATAGAG GTCGAAGATAGTGGATTTAGCAACGGTTTCTTCCCCTTCATAATTGCTGAGCAGGATGTATGCTCTGAGGTTTCTGAGCTGGAGAGCATATTTGACCCCTCCAGTCATGAACAGGCAGATGATGATAATGCCAGGAACCAAGCTTTGGAGTTTCTAAATGAGTTGGGTTGGCTTCTTCATAGAGCGAACAGAATTTCAAAACAAGATAAAATAGAGCCACCTCTAGCTGCCTTTAACCTGTTGAGATTCAGGAATCTTGGCATATTTGCCATGGAGCGGGAGTGGTGTGCTGTGGTCAAAATGCTGTTAGACTTCTTATTTATTGGACTTGTTGATGTGGGGTCCCAGTCTCCAGAAGAGGTGGTGCTTTCAGAAAATTTGTTGCACGCTGCTGTACAAAGGAAGTCTGTCCGAATGGTTAGGTTTCTGCTGAGATACACGCAGAATAAAAACTTTAAGGGAACTGCACAGACATACCTATTCAGACCTGATTCTCTGGGCCCTTCAACAATTACTCCCCTCCATATAGCAGCTGCCACTAGTGATGCAGAGGATGTATTGGATGCGCTAACTGATGATCCCGGACTG GTTGGAATCAGTGCATGGAGAAATGCACGGGACGAAACAGGCTTGACCCCAGAAGACTATGCTCGCCAGAGAGGCAACGATGCTTACCTGAATCTGGTCCAGAAGAAGACTGATAAGCATCTTGGCGAAGGACATGTTGTCCTCGGTGTCCCCAGCAGTATGTGCCCTGTAATAACCAATGGTGTGAAGCCAGGCGACGTTAGCCTTGAGATCTGCAGAAACACGCCAATGACAGCACCAGTGCCAAAGTGCCACCTCTGCAGCCGTCAGGCTATGATGTATCCAAGTTCTGCGGTGAGGACCTTCCTGTACAGACCAGCAATGCTGACGGTGATGGGCGTCGCCGTGGTCTGTGTCTGTGTGGGCATACTTCTTCACACCCTGCCCAAGGTTTATGCCGTGCCTACATTCAGATGGGAGTTGTTGGAGCGTGGATCAATGTAA
- the LOC133915086 gene encoding uncharacterized protein LOC133915086: MAAACPLAITFFFCCILLLETICTSGAFLDISYDSTQVKILSSSVITEYRVMVTEQQHAYLFLKPFECSSRTRSCRSEHLAGSFVSEVLVPNQHLNVSTIIVTVDERQLGALHRTLQSVHASLGSAGLARSINVSPELSPSSLRIIPKNRHDKKQWGKIMEFVRRSGSFVQVEMEMEAEVNGKLAVSAAIQEAVADLAALSSADAGVVLHLKSRAAPRMVEMAKLVGDISQEKWFLGLLVDVSSPRRELAEARATAHDEFSPVTNPATMPVTNPVTVPATNPVTNPMSPGFVTVPSTNPGNGFATNPNLPPLYPEPTTPTTMPGPTTTTPTPMTVPAPTMNPVTTPTMPGPVTNPTTPVTNPATTPTQFPGTSPVTNPVTTYPYPQQGGGVGVGTGGMPTTPVYQPPATMPGTVQPAAPTVAGQTWCVAKTGMMETVLQDGLDYACGMGGADCSAIQPMGSCYNPNTLQAHASYAFNSYFQRNPSPASCDFGGAGMLVNVNPSSGTCIYQTSAGFGAGYIPGVTGTVPTGYIPGVTSTVPTGTATGTAVGGGSGSTVLNANNPGGNSMYGGSDNPTGLTAGSASLSCGWVLCLIWMIAFAFVNEKV; the protein is encoded by the exons ATGGCAGCCGCTTGCCCTCTTGCTatcaccttcttcttctgctGTATCCTCCTCCTTGAAACCATCTGCACTTCAG gaGCGTTTCTGGATATCTCATATGATTCAACACAAGTCAAGATACTGTCCAGCTCAGTGATCACTGAGTACAGAGTCATggtcactgagcagcagcatgccTACCTCTTCTTGAAGCCATTTGAGTGCAGCAGCAGGACGAGGTCATGCAGGTCAGAGCATCTTGCCGGCTCATTCGTCAGTGAAGTTCTTGTGCCCAACCAGCACCTCAACGTCAGCACCATCATCGTCACGGTCGACGAGAGGCAGCTCGGAGCCTTGCACCGCACCTTGCAGTCGGTTCACGCTTCTCTCGGCAGCGCCGGATTGGCGCGGAGCATTAATGTCTCGCCGGAGCTCTCACCGTCTTCTCTACGGATCATACCCAAGAATCGTCACGATAAAAAGCAATGGGGTAAGATCATGGAGTTCGTGAGGAGGTCAGGCTCGTTTGTTCaggtggagatggagatggaggcagAGGTGAACGGTAAACTCGCCGTCAGCGCGGCGATCCAAGAGGCCGTCGCTGATCTCGCCGCTCTGTCGAGCGCGGACGCCGGCGTAGTGCTCCATCTCAAGAGCCGTGCGGCTCCAAGGATGGTGGAAATGGCTAAGCTGGTCGGCGATATCAGTCAAGAGAAGTGGTTCTTGGGTCTTCTCGTGGACGTCTCGTCTCCTCGGCGGGAGCTCGCTGAGGCAAGAGCAACGGCGCACGACGAGTTCTCGCCGGTCACCAACCCGGCGACGATGCCCGTGACCAACCCGGTGACCGTGCCCGCCACGAACCCGGTGACGAACCCGATGTCTCCGGGCTTCGTCACCGTGCCGTCGACCAACCCGGGCAACGGGTTCGCGACCAACCCCAACCTCCCGCCGCTGTACCCTGAGCCGACGACGCCGACCACCATGCCCGGCCCGACGACCACAACGCCAACCCCGATGACGGTGCCCGCCCCCACCATGAACCCGGTCACCACGCCGACCATGCCGGGGCCCGTCACCAACCCCACAACCCCGGTGACCAACCCAGCGACCACGCCAACGCAGTTCCCGGGCACGTCGCCGGTCACCAACCCCGTCACCACCTACCCGTACCCCCAGCAGGGCGGCGGCGTGGGCGTGGGCACCGGTGGCATGCCGACGACGCCGGTGTACCAGCCACCGGCGACAATGCCCGGCACGGTGCAGCCCGCCGCGCCCACCGTGGCGGGTCAGACGTGGTGCGTCGCCAAGACGGGCATGATGGAGACCGTCCTGCAGGACGGTCTCGACTACGCCTGCGGTATGGGCGGCGCCGACTGCTCGGCCATCCAGCCGATGGGCAGCTGTTACAACCCCAACACCCTGCAAGCGCACGCCTCCTACGCCTTCAACAGCTACTTCCAGAGGAACCCGTCGCCAGCGAGCTGCGATTTCGGAGGAGCCGGCATGCTCGTCAACGTCAACCCAA GTTCAGGAACTTGCATCTATCAGACATCAGCAGG TTTCGGCGCCGGTTACATCCCCGGGGTGACAGGCACCGTGCCCACCGGTTACATCCCCGGGGTGACAAGCACCGTGCCCACGGGCACAGCAACGGGCACGGCGGTGGGCgggggctcgggctcgacggtGCTGAACGCGAACAACCCCGGCGGGAATTCGATGTACGGCGGCTCCGACAACCCGACGGGCTTGACCGCCGGCTCGGCCTCCCTGTCCTGCGGCTGGGTCCTGTGCCTCATCTGGATGATCGCCTTTGCTTTTGTCAATGAGAAAGTGTAG